From one Magnolia sinica isolate HGM2019 chromosome 18, MsV1, whole genome shotgun sequence genomic stretch:
- the LOC131233860 gene encoding mitogen-activated protein kinase kinase 1-like, whose amino-acid sequence MDCRSLADILKQVKIILEPYLAFVCKQVFQGLVYLHHERRVIHKDIRPSNLLVNHKGEVKITDFGVSAVLASSMGQRDTFVGTYNYMSPKQIRGNTYDYSSDIWSLGMVVLECTIRYFILLKVVVHVHKPVEETLWV is encoded by the exons ATGGATTGTCGGTCTCTAGCAGATATACTCAAACAAGTGAAAATAATACTCGAGCCCTATCTTGCGTTTGTTTGTAAGCAG GTTTTTCAGGGTCTGGTATATTTACACCATGAGAGACGCGTAATTCACAAGGATATCAGGCCCTCCAATTTGTTGGTAAATCATAAAGGAGAAGTAAAAATAACTGATTTTGGAGTGAGTGCTGTTCTTGCCAGCTCC atggGTCAGCGGGATACATTTGTTGGGACTTACAACTACATGTCG CCTAAGCAGATTAGAGGAAACACATATGACTATAGTAGTGATATTTGGAGCTTGGGCATGGTAGTACTTGAGTGTACGATCAGATATTTCATActactcaaagtagtggtccatgtccacAAGCCAGTCGAGGAAACCCTTTGGGTCTAG